The Paracoccus sp. MC1862 genome includes a window with the following:
- a CDS encoding autotransporter assembly complex family protein produces the protein MTNWWMMTVAATAAGCVLAGTAAAQTGSGSAASSPFSGLFSRGDPVANAPVDLQFRVTTGDEDLERQLRNTSRITGALVEGRYTAQDVLAAARADYSRLLGLLYDEGYYDAMIDIRLDGVEAAGIAPLDAPQIVRQVVVTVDPGQAFRYARADIAPVAQGTELPEDYRVGEIARTSDMRTAARAGVTGWRDQGHAKADVAATQIIADHEIHRVDSRIALTPGPLVRFGQLRATGNERLSTRRLYKIAGFPEGDRFDPETLEEVRRRLRRTGVFSSINLEEAEALNPDNSMDVNLTVLEQRPRRIGTGFEISSHDGALVSGYWMHRNLLGGAERLRVDAEAKDLGSGTSGRDYKLGVRIDRPATIAPDITASVETRAERLREEDYDLDLGVFGFGLTWLPSERLTGQTTLEYRRSRVTDDTGTTDFEVLALPTSVTWDRRDEPTNARRGTWLTGTATPFTGLNDEAGSGLRFVGEGRAYRSFGTDDRFTLAGRARAGSIWGPEIEETPRDYLFYSGGGGSVRGQPYESLGVRVIEGPEGTTVKTGGMSVANLTAEARVQVRPRIGVVAFADAGRVWADSTFDGETDWHGGAGLGVRYDTPIGPLRLDVAGPVGGDTGDGVQLYLGLGQAF, from the coding sequence ATGACGAACTGGTGGATGATGACTGTCGCGGCCACTGCGGCAGGATGCGTGCTGGCCGGCACGGCGGCAGCGCAGACCGGCAGCGGATCGGCCGCGTCCTCGCCATTCTCAGGGCTGTTCTCGCGCGGCGATCCGGTGGCCAACGCGCCGGTGGACCTGCAATTCCGCGTCACCACCGGCGACGAGGATCTGGAACGGCAGTTGCGGAACACCTCGCGCATCACCGGGGCGCTGGTCGAGGGACGCTATACCGCGCAGGACGTGCTGGCGGCGGCGCGGGCGGATTATTCCCGTCTGCTGGGGCTGCTCTACGACGAGGGTTATTACGACGCGATGATCGACATCCGGCTGGACGGGGTCGAGGCCGCAGGCATCGCGCCGCTGGACGCGCCGCAGATTGTCCGGCAGGTCGTCGTGACCGTCGATCCGGGGCAGGCCTTCCGCTATGCACGCGCCGACATCGCGCCCGTGGCACAAGGGACCGAACTGCCCGAGGACTACCGGGTCGGAGAGATTGCCCGCACCTCGGACATGCGCACGGCCGCCCGCGCCGGGGTCACGGGCTGGCGCGACCAGGGCCATGCCAAGGCCGATGTCGCCGCGACCCAGATCATCGCCGACCATGAAATCCACCGCGTGGACAGCCGCATCGCCCTGACGCCCGGCCCGCTGGTCCGCTTTGGCCAGTTGCGCGCCACCGGCAACGAACGGCTCAGCACCCGGCGGCTTTACAAGATCGCGGGCTTCCCGGAAGGCGACCGCTTCGACCCCGAGACGCTGGAGGAGGTCCGCCGCCGCCTGCGACGCACCGGCGTCTTTTCCTCGATCAACCTGGAAGAAGCCGAGGCGCTGAACCCCGACAACAGCATGGACGTGAACCTGACCGTGCTGGAACAGCGCCCCCGCCGCATCGGCACGGGATTCGAGATCAGCAGCCACGACGGCGCGCTGGTCTCGGGCTACTGGATGCACCGCAACCTGCTGGGGGGTGCGGAACGGCTGCGGGTGGATGCCGAGGCGAAGGACCTCGGATCGGGCACCTCGGGGCGCGACTACAAGCTGGGGGTGCGGATCGACCGGCCCGCCACCATCGCCCCCGACATCACCGCATCCGTCGAGACGCGGGCCGAACGGCTGCGCGAGGAGGATTACGACCTCGACCTCGGCGTTTTCGGCTTCGGCCTGACCTGGCTTCCAAGCGAGCGGCTGACCGGCCAGACGACGCTGGAATACCGCCGCTCGCGCGTGACCGACGACACTGGCACCACGGATTTCGAGGTCTTGGCGCTGCCGACCTCGGTCACCTGGGATCGCCGGGACGAGCCGACGAACGCCCGCCGCGGCACCTGGCTGACCGGCACCGCGACCCCCTTCACCGGGTTGAACGACGAGGCCGGATCGGGCCTGCGCTTTGTCGGCGAGGGCCGCGCCTATCGCAGCTTCGGCACGGACGACCGCTTCACGCTGGCGGGCCGGGCACGGGCGGGGTCGATCTGGGGGCCGGAGATCGAGGAAACCCCGCGCGACTACCTGTTCTATTCGGGCGGCGGCGGCTCGGTCCGTGGCCAGCCGTATGAATCGCTGGGCGTGCGGGTGATCGAGGGACCGGAGGGGACAACGGTCAAGACCGGCGGCATGAGCGTGGCGAACCTGACCGCCGAGGCGCGGGTGCAGGTCCGCCCGCGCATCGGCGTCGTCGCCTTTGCCGACGCGGGCCGGGTCTGGGCCGACAGCACCTTCGACGGCGAAACCGACTGGCACGGGGGCGCGGGGCTGGGGGTGCGCTATGACACGCCTATCGGGCCGCTCAGGCTGGACGTGGCAGGCCCGGTAGGCGGCGACACTGGCGACGGCGTGCAACTTTACCTTGGACTCGGGCAGGCGTTCTGA
- a CDS encoding enoyl-CoA hydratase/isomerase family protein: MIETNCTRDGFFTILLNRPDKANALTEGMIQALIAALRDASAQGARAIVLTGQGRVFSAGADLEAARAGLATSPLWEELSAAIAEAPALTIAALNGTAAGGALGMVLACDLRIAVPEARIFYPVMKLGFLPQPSDPARLAALAGPSRAAMILMAGQRIEAETALGWGLLDRIVPGNALMETAEELAADALGATQDHVAGIKRLIRGG; the protein is encoded by the coding sequence TTGATCGAAACGAATTGCACGCGGGACGGGTTCTTCACGATCCTGTTGAACCGGCCCGACAAGGCCAATGCCCTGACCGAGGGCATGATCCAGGCGCTGATCGCCGCCCTGCGTGACGCCTCGGCCCAGGGCGCCCGCGCCATCGTGTTGACGGGGCAAGGCCGCGTCTTCTCGGCCGGAGCCGACCTTGAAGCCGCGCGGGCGGGGCTTGCAACCTCGCCGCTGTGGGAGGAACTGTCGGCCGCTATCGCCGAGGCCCCTGCGCTGACAATTGCCGCGCTGAACGGAACGGCGGCCGGGGGCGCGCTGGGGATGGTGCTGGCCTGCGATCTGCGGATCGCGGTGCCCGAGGCGCGCATCTTCTACCCGGTGATGAAGCTGGGCTTTCTGCCGCAGCCCTCGGACCCCGCCCGGTTGGCGGCGCTGGCGGGGCCGTCGCGGGCGGCGATGATCCTGATGGCAGGGCAGCGGATCGAGGCGGAAACGGCGCTGGGCTGGGGCCTGCTGGACCGGATCGTGCCGGGGAACGCGCTGATGGAGACGGCGGAGGAACTGGCCGCCGACGCGCTGGGCGCGACGCAGGATCACGTGGCGGGCATCAAGCGGCTGATCCGGGGCGGCTGA
- a CDS encoding YbaN family protein, giving the protein MRLLWWIIGILAVVLAFAGTVLPIVPTVPFLIVAAFAFNRSSPRFHHMLMTHRVFGPQIRDWQEHRAIDPRVKVIVCVSMAIGLCISWFILPHPFWAVQVAVLAAVAVFIVTRANPPTHP; this is encoded by the coding sequence ATGCGCCTTCTCTGGTGGATCATCGGGATCCTGGCTGTCGTCCTGGCCTTCGCCGGGACGGTGCTGCCGATCGTGCCCACCGTGCCCTTCCTGATCGTGGCGGCCTTCGCCTTCAACCGCTCGTCGCCGCGGTTCCACCACATGCTGATGACGCATCGGGTCTTCGGCCCGCAGATCCGGGACTGGCAGGAACACCGGGCCATCGACCCCCGCGTCAAGGTGATCGTCTGCGTCAGCATGGCGATCGGGCTGTGCATAAGCTGGTTCATCCTGCCCCATCCCTTCTGGGCCGTGCAGGTAGCGGTTCTGGCGGCGGTCGCGGTCTTCATCGTGACCCGCGCCAACCCGCCGACGCATCCCTGA
- the ahcY gene encoding adenosylhomocysteinase, whose amino-acid sequence MNQVAPQDYLVRDISLAEFGRKELDIAQTEMPGLMALRAEFGAAKPLAGARIAGSLHMTVQTAVLIETLVALGAEVRWASCNIYSTQDHAAAAIAATGVPVFAVKGETLEEYWTYTDRIFQFRDGANMILDDGGDATMYILLGARVEAGEIDLIAAPQSEEEEALFAQIRKRIDQTPGWFARQREAIRGVSEETTTGVHRLYDLHKQGRLPFPAINVNDSVTKSKFDNKYGCKESLVDGIRRATDVMMAGKVAVVCGYGDVGKGSAASLSGAGARVKVTEVDPICALQAAMDGYEVVVLEDVVSTADIFVTATGNKDVIRIEHMREMKDMAIVGNIGHFDNEIQVAALRNHRWTNIKDQVDMIEMPSGNRIILLSQGRLLNLGNATGHPSFVMSASFTNQVLAQIELWTKGDEYQPGVYILPKALDEKVARLHLGRIGVRLTELSRDQADYIGVPADGPFKSEHYRY is encoded by the coding sequence ATGAATCAGGTAGCCCCTCAAGACTATCTTGTGCGCGACATCAGCCTTGCCGAGTTCGGCCGCAAGGAACTGGACATCGCCCAGACCGAGATGCCGGGCCTGATGGCGCTGCGCGCCGAATTCGGCGCGGCGAAGCCCCTAGCGGGCGCACGCATTGCGGGCTCGCTGCACATGACGGTGCAGACGGCCGTCCTGATCGAGACGCTGGTGGCGCTGGGGGCCGAGGTGCGCTGGGCGTCCTGCAACATCTATTCGACCCAGGACCATGCCGCCGCCGCCATTGCGGCCACAGGTGTCCCGGTCTTCGCCGTCAAGGGCGAGACGCTGGAGGAATACTGGACCTACACCGACCGCATCTTCCAGTTCCGCGACGGCGCGAACATGATCCTCGACGATGGCGGCGACGCCACGATGTATATCCTGCTCGGCGCACGCGTCGAGGCCGGAGAGATTGACCTGATCGCCGCCCCCCAGTCCGAAGAGGAAGAGGCGCTGTTCGCCCAGATCCGCAAGCGGATCGACCAGACCCCCGGCTGGTTCGCCCGCCAACGCGAGGCGATCCGCGGGGTTTCCGAGGAAACCACCACCGGCGTCCACCGCCTTTACGACCTGCACAAGCAGGGCCGCCTGCCGTTCCCGGCGATCAACGTGAACGACAGCGTCACCAAGTCCAAGTTCGACAACAAGTATGGCTGCAAGGAATCGCTGGTGGACGGTATCCGCCGCGCGACCGACGTGATGATGGCGGGCAAGGTCGCCGTCGTCTGCGGCTATGGCGACGTGGGCAAGGGCTCGGCCGCATCCCTCAGCGGCGCGGGCGCGCGGGTGAAGGTCACGGAAGTGGACCCGATCTGCGCCCTGCAGGCGGCGATGGACGGCTATGAGGTCGTTGTGCTGGAAGATGTTGTATCTACCGCCGACATCTTCGTGACAGCCACCGGCAACAAGGACGTGATCCGCATCGAGCACATGCGCGAGATGAAGGACATGGCCATCGTCGGCAACATCGGCCACTTCGACAACGAGATCCAGGTCGCCGCCCTGCGCAACCACCGCTGGACCAACATCAAGGACCAAGTAGACATGATCGAGATGCCCTCGGGCAATCGGATCATCCTGCTGTCGCAGGGGCGCCTGCTGAACCTCGGCAACGCCACCGGGCATCCGTCCTTCGTCATGTCGGCCAGCTTCACCAACCAGGTGCTGGCGCAGATCGAACTGTGGACCAAGGGCGACGAGTATCAGCCCGGCGTCTACATCCTGCCCAAGGCGCTGGATGAAAAGGTCGCGCGGCTGCACCTGGGCCGGATCGGCGTCAGGCTGACGGAACTGTCGCGCGATCAGGCCGATTATATCGGCGTGCCGGCTGACGGCCCCTTCAAGTCCGAGCATTACCGCTACTGA